A portion of the Anoxybacillus gonensis genome contains these proteins:
- the minC gene encoding septum site-determining protein MinC: protein MKGTKEGLTLHLDDTCAYDELLKQVDELLTTTTRDEEGPLVAVHVHVGNRYLTREQEERLRDVIRAKKHLIVHSIVSNVMTKQEALEWKKKSEIVSVAKIIRSGQVLHVDGDLLLIGDVNPGGTVIATGNIFILGALRGIAHAGYEGNRQAIIAASVMKPTQLRISDVMNRAPDYRSDEGNEMECAYIDEHDQIVVDRLQLLTHLRPNLTRLERSF from the coding sequence ATGAAAGGGACGAAAGAAGGGCTGACGTTGCATCTTGATGATACGTGTGCCTATGATGAATTGTTAAAACAAGTGGATGAGTTATTGACGACAACAACACGCGACGAAGAAGGGCCGCTTGTTGCTGTGCACGTTCATGTTGGTAACAGATATTTGACGCGTGAACAAGAAGAACGATTGCGCGATGTGATTCGAGCAAAGAAACATTTAATTGTCCACTCGATTGTAAGCAATGTCATGACGAAGCAAGAAGCGTTGGAATGGAAAAAGAAAAGTGAAATTGTATCGGTCGCGAAAATCATTCGTTCTGGACAAGTGCTACACGTCGATGGAGACTTACTTTTAATCGGTGATGTAAATCCTGGTGGGACGGTCATTGCAACAGGAAATATTTTTATATTAGGAGCATTGCGCGGCATTGCGCATGCTGGGTATGAAGGAAACCGTCAAGCCATTATCGCTGCATCAGTGATGAAACCGACACAGTTGCGCATTAGTGATGTGATGAACCGAGCACCAGACTATCGTAGCGATGAAGGAAATGAAATGGAGTGCGCTTATATTGATGAACATGATCAAATTGTTGTCGATCGACTCCAGCTATTGACGCATTTACGTCCGAATTTAACCCGGTTAGAAAGGAGTTTTTGA
- the mreD gene encoding rod shape-determining protein MreD: protein MRRFFLPSLVTVMFLLESIIVQFFPYPLFDVYLLVPRILLILIVFITIFIGQAEGMTYGFIFGLLYDVAYTELLGAYAFAFALVAYLIAKAMNVFHKNAWTASFFAIVAIACVEWYAYVIQLVISRTTMPVPTFLQSRFLPTLFIHTIVILVIAYPLKQLLLKWCEKRDESSPV from the coding sequence ATGAGACGTTTTTTTCTCCCTTCTCTTGTGACCGTTATGTTTTTATTGGAAAGCATTATTGTGCAATTTTTTCCGTATCCGTTATTTGATGTTTATTTGCTCGTTCCGCGTATTTTGCTTATTTTAATTGTGTTTATTACGATTTTTATTGGACAAGCAGAAGGAATGACGTACGGATTTATCTTTGGGCTGTTGTATGATGTGGCATATACGGAATTATTAGGCGCTTATGCGTTTGCCTTTGCGCTCGTCGCTTATTTAATTGCGAAAGCGATGAACGTTTTTCATAAAAATGCATGGACAGCCTCCTTTTTTGCGATTGTTGCCATTGCATGTGTGGAATGGTACGCATATGTCATTCAACTCGTTATTAGCCGGACGACGATGCCTGTTCCAACATTTTTGCAGTCGCGCTTTTTACCAACGCTATTTATTCATACGATTGTTATTTTAGTTATTGCTTATCCGTTAAAGCAATTGCTGCTTAAGTGGTGTGAGAAGCGGGACGAATCGTCGCCAGTATGA
- a CDS encoding rod shape-determining protein, producing the protein MFGIGSRDLGIDLGTANTLVYVKGKGIVLREPSVVALQKDTKQIVAVGNEAKQMIGRTPGNVVALRPMKDGVIADYETTAIMMKYYIKQATKNSGLFAGKPYVMVCVPSGITAVEERAVIDATRQAGARDAYTIEEPFAAAIGANLPVWEPTGSMVVDIGGGTTEVAVISLGGIVTSQSIRVAGDEMDEAIIQYIRKTYNLMIGERTAEAIKVEIGSAGNPEGIGSMEIRGRDLLTGLPKTIEIHAEEIAEALRDTVYAIVDSVKNTLEKTPPELAADIMDRGIVLTGGGALLRNLDKVISQETNMPVIIAENPLDCVAIGTGKALDHIHLFKNKARDHR; encoded by the coding sequence ATGTTTGGAATTGGATCAAGAGATCTCGGAATAGATTTGGGTACTGCCAATACGCTTGTATACGTGAAAGGAAAAGGAATCGTTTTGCGCGAGCCTTCTGTCGTTGCGCTACAAAAAGATACGAAACAAATTGTTGCCGTTGGAAATGAAGCGAAACAAATGATCGGACGTACGCCAGGAAACGTTGTGGCGCTTCGGCCAATGAAAGATGGAGTGATCGCTGATTACGAAACGACAGCCATTATGATGAAGTACTATATTAAACAAGCGACGAAAAATAGCGGATTGTTTGCTGGAAAGCCATACGTGATGGTGTGCGTGCCGTCAGGTATTACGGCAGTCGAGGAGCGTGCTGTCATTGACGCAACGAGACAAGCAGGGGCTCGCGACGCTTACACGATCGAAGAACCGTTTGCGGCGGCAATTGGTGCGAATTTGCCTGTATGGGAGCCAACAGGAAGCATGGTTGTCGATATCGGGGGTGGCACAACGGAAGTCGCTGTCATTTCTTTAGGTGGCATCGTTACGAGCCAGTCGATTCGTGTCGCTGGTGATGAAATGGATGAAGCCATTATTCAATATATTCGCAAAACGTACAATTTAATGATTGGGGAGCGCACAGCGGAAGCGATTAAAGTCGAAATTGGGTCGGCAGGCAATCCGGAAGGGATCGGAAGCATGGAAATTCGCGGTCGCGACTTATTAACAGGCTTACCGAAAACGATTGAAATTCATGCGGAAGAAATCGCTGAAGCGTTGCGCGATACGGTATATGCCATTGTTGATTCCGTAAAAAATACGCTTGAAAAAACGCCGCCAGAACTTGCTGCAGATATTATGGATCGTGGAATTGTGTTAACGGGTGGAGGAGCGTTATTGCGCAATTTAGATAAAGTCATTAGCCAAGAAACGAACATGCCAGTTATTATTGCTGAAAATCCGCTCGATTGCGTCGCGATCGGTACAGGAAAAGCGCTCGACCATATTCATTTATTTAAAAATAAAGCGCGAGACCATCGCTAA
- the minD gene encoding septum site-determining protein MinD, translated as MGEAIVITSGKGGVGKTTTTANLGTALALLGKRVCLVDTDIGLRNLDVIMGLENRIIYDLVDVVEGRCTIQKALVKDKRFEDRLYLLPAAQTSDKSAVTPEQMKQLIDDLRQDYDYILIDCPAGIEQGYKNAVAGADEAIVVTTPDISAVRDADRIIGLLEKEEHMKRPRLIINRIRSHMLKNHDMLDIDEIVMHLSIDLLGIIVDDEHVIKASNNGEPIVLDPNSKASLAYRNIARRLLGESVPLMSLDDEEQKGFFSKIKKLFSAR; from the coding sequence GTGGGAGAAGCGATTGTTATTACTTCTGGAAAAGGCGGCGTTGGCAAAACGACAACGACGGCAAATCTCGGAACAGCGCTAGCGCTATTAGGAAAGCGTGTCTGTCTCGTTGACACCGATATCGGTTTGCGCAACCTTGATGTCATTATGGGGCTTGAAAATCGCATTATTTACGATCTTGTCGATGTCGTCGAAGGACGTTGCACGATTCAAAAAGCGCTTGTGAAAGATAAACGATTTGAAGATCGTTTATATTTATTGCCAGCTGCCCAAACGAGTGACAAATCGGCTGTCACACCAGAGCAAATGAAACAGCTCATTGACGATTTAAGACAAGATTACGATTACATTTTAATTGATTGTCCAGCAGGCATTGAACAAGGATATAAAAATGCTGTTGCTGGAGCTGATGAAGCGATCGTTGTGACGACGCCGGACATTTCAGCTGTGCGCGATGCTGATCGAATTATTGGTTTACTTGAAAAAGAAGAGCATATGAAACGACCGCGTTTAATTATTAATCGCATTCGTAGCCATATGTTAAAAAACCATGATATGTTAGATATTGATGAAATTGTGATGCACTTATCCATTGATTTACTTGGGATTATAGTTGATGACGAACATGTCATTAAAGCGTCAAATAATGGTGAACCGATCGTGCTTGATCCGAACAGTAAAGCGTCTTTAGCATATCGCAACATCGCCCGTCGTCTTCTCGGTGAATCCGTACCGCTGATGTCGCTCGATGATGAAGAACAAAAAGGCTTTTTCTCGAAAATAAAAAAGCTATTTAGCGCGCGTTAG
- a CDS encoding M23 family metallopeptidase: MSDRIEHIRKRIAKRKKERERYVQTMMTNWSEEEKYGNPTVVTYDGEREPPLFRKDIFLLKSFLSALLFFGVAILFQYDSPKVEGARTFVKQAMAKDFQFATVAQWYEKTFGKPLAFFNVNKQQETTTAAYAFPASARVVETFEHNGQGIVIETDQAIKAVEEGIVVFAGVKEPYGKTVIIQHADGSETWYGKLSAISVKLYDFIEAGKEVGRAETNDHKGLFYFAVKQGDHFIDPVQVISFE, encoded by the coding sequence GTGAGCGATCGAATTGAACATATTCGAAAGCGAATCGCCAAGCGAAAAAAGGAACGTGAACGTTACGTTCAAACGATGATGACAAATTGGAGTGAAGAAGAAAAATATGGGAATCCGACAGTTGTGACGTACGATGGGGAGCGAGAACCGCCACTTTTTCGCAAAGATATATTTTTATTGAAAAGTTTTCTGTCAGCTCTTTTGTTTTTTGGCGTTGCGATTTTATTTCAATATGACTCTCCGAAAGTTGAAGGTGCGCGTACGTTTGTGAAACAAGCGATGGCAAAAGATTTTCAATTTGCGACAGTTGCACAATGGTACGAAAAAACATTTGGTAAGCCACTTGCGTTTTTTAACGTAAACAAACAACAAGAGACAACAACAGCCGCATATGCCTTTCCAGCTTCAGCGCGCGTCGTGGAAACGTTTGAACATAATGGACAAGGCATTGTCATTGAAACCGATCAAGCCATTAAAGCAGTCGAAGAAGGAATTGTCGTATTTGCAGGAGTGAAAGAACCGTACGGAAAAACAGTCATTATTCAACATGCGGATGGAAGTGAAACGTGGTACGGAAAGTTATCCGCTATTTCGGTGAAGTTGTATGACTTTATTGAGGCAGGAAAAGAAGTGGGGAGAGCGGAAACGAACGATCATAAAGGTTTGTTTTATTTTGCTGTGAAGCAAGGGGATCATTTTATTGATCCAGTTCAGGTGATTTCCTTTGAATAA
- a CDS encoding Maf family protein: MQLVLASSSPRRKQLLRMLGLPFDILVSDVDESFDADLSPSEIVQQLAHKKANAVWQQKSDACVIGADTIVVCENEVLGKPTSEQDAFRMLKRLSGTTHEVWTGVAICTEKECVTFTEKTDVTFWPLTDEDIWAYIATKEPLDKAGAYGIQQRGALFVKKIDGDYFSVVGLPIARLARELKKFGFYPFR, from the coding sequence ATGCAACTTGTGTTAGCTTCTAGTTCTCCTCGTCGAAAACAACTTCTTCGTATGCTTGGACTTCCGTTTGACATCCTCGTCAGCGATGTCGATGAATCATTTGATGCCGATTTATCCCCAAGTGAAATTGTACAGCAGCTCGCACATAAAAAAGCAAATGCAGTATGGCAACAAAAAAGCGACGCGTGCGTCATCGGTGCTGATACGATCGTTGTATGTGAAAATGAGGTGCTTGGAAAGCCGACAAGCGAACAAGACGCCTTTCGGATGTTAAAACGTTTATCAGGAACGACACATGAAGTATGGACAGGTGTCGCCATTTGTACGGAAAAAGAGTGTGTCACTTTCACAGAAAAAACGGACGTCACGTTTTGGCCGCTTACAGATGAAGATATTTGGGCATATATTGCAACGAAAGAACCGCTCGATAAAGCGGGCGCATACGGCATTCAACAACGTGGGGCGCTTTTTGTGAAAAAGATTGACGGCGACTATTTTTCCGTTGTTGGTTTGCCGATTGCAAGGCTCGCTCGCGAATTAAAAAAATTCGGATTTTATCCATTTCGTTAA
- a CDS encoding SPOR domain-containing protein yields the protein MDKPAKKAIVIKVNGKEQPYTTATNVLPQWTSDESDERHEKQDDSIQFDSKRYKKRSPWRSFLLAIALAVVLGTSFGLFVLTIIPTTETPSTATLQQEQKEEEPMMKPTATVFVVQGGVFQDTEAAKAYVQKIKGQHRPSVMVGKQPIYVFLGMALTKEEAKKIASLYEPLGVDTYVKTWNISVEEKEKEPFMTIVSAISLLLNGQPFSNEQWKQLQSYSFQDEHMKKAYEALFAFRQTNDQSQLWIAQQHLLNVLQ from the coding sequence ATGGACAAGCCAGCGAAAAAAGCAATTGTGATTAAAGTGAATGGAAAAGAACAACCGTATACGACAGCGACGAACGTATTACCGCAATGGACAAGTGATGAGAGCGATGAAAGGCATGAAAAACAAGATGATTCGATCCAATTTGATAGTAAACGATATAAAAAACGATCACCTTGGCGTTCGTTTTTGCTAGCGATTGCTTTAGCTGTCGTTCTTGGGACAAGCTTTGGTTTATTTGTATTAACGATCATTCCGACAACCGAAACTCCTTCGACCGCCACATTGCAGCAAGAACAAAAGGAAGAAGAGCCAATGATGAAACCGACAGCAACCGTTTTTGTCGTTCAAGGTGGGGTGTTTCAAGATACGGAAGCGGCGAAAGCGTACGTGCAAAAAATAAAAGGGCAACATCGTCCAAGCGTCATGGTAGGAAAACAACCGATTTACGTCTTTTTAGGCATGGCATTGACGAAAGAGGAGGCAAAGAAAATCGCGAGCTTATACGAACCGCTTGGAGTTGACACATACGTGAAAACATGGAACATATCGGTAGAAGAAAAAGAAAAGGAGCCGTTTATGACGATCGTTTCAGCAATTAGCTTATTGTTGAATGGACAACCGTTTTCAAATGAACAATGGAAGCAACTCCAGTCGTATTCGTTTCAAGATGAACATATGAAAAAAGCGTATGAAGCGCTTTTCGCTTTTCGTCAAACAAACGATCAATCACAATTATGGATTGCACAACAACATTTATTAAATGTTTTACAATAA
- the radC gene encoding RadC family protein, with product MLIRHVPPDERPRERLLSEGPQSLSNQELLAILLRTGTKQYSVLTLAQHLLTHFEGLRQLKDATIEEMTSIKGIGKTKAIQIIAALELGRRVHQLQYDDRYVIRSPEDGARYVMEDMRFLSQEHFVVLYLNTKNQVMHKKTVFIGSLNASIVHPREVYKEAIKRSAASIICIHNHPSGDPTPSREDIEVTRRLVECGRLVGIELLDHLIIGDKTYVSLKEKGYV from the coding sequence ATGCTTATTCGTCATGTTCCGCCCGATGAGCGCCCGCGTGAACGCTTGCTTTCTGAAGGACCGCAAAGTTTATCCAATCAAGAATTGTTAGCTATTTTGCTTCGCACGGGTACGAAACAATATTCCGTTCTTACGCTTGCGCAACATTTACTTACCCATTTTGAAGGACTTCGTCAGCTAAAAGATGCAACGATTGAAGAAATGACAAGCATTAAAGGGATCGGAAAAACAAAAGCGATCCAAATTATTGCAGCGCTTGAACTTGGCCGACGCGTGCATCAACTTCAATACGATGATCGTTACGTCATTCGTTCTCCGGAAGACGGTGCGCGTTACGTCATGGAAGATATGCGTTTTTTAAGCCAAGAACATTTCGTTGTGCTATATTTAAATACGAAAAATCAAGTGATGCATAAAAAGACAGTATTTATCGGCAGTTTAAATGCATCGATCGTCCATCCGCGCGAAGTGTATAAAGAAGCGATTAAACGTTCTGCTGCTTCGATCATTTGCATTCACAATCATCCATCAGGGGATCCGACGCCGAGCCGCGAAGATATTGAAGTGACGCGAAGGCTCGTAGAATGCGGCCGTCTCGTTGGCATTGAGCTGCTTGACCATTTAATTATTGGTGATAAAACATATGTGAGTTTAAAAGAAAAAGGATATGTGTAA
- the mreC gene encoding rod shape-determining protein MreC produces MPKFFLNKRLIILLVSIMVLVALIGFSLKERNELTWMEKFAKDTVVFMQSIVHKPAQLVAGFFENVNDLRHTYEENKQLKAHLEQYVLLQSEVESLKKENERLRELLDKKESLRDFVAIQATVIGRNPDRWEETLIVNKGSQHGVKKDMAVITPQGIIGKVRSVSPFSATVQLLSANDRQNRISAFIQGDENVFGLIEGYDEEREALLLKRIPYDAKINKGQRVFTSGLGGIFPKGLFIGEVEEVVADEYGLTQIAYIKPAANFYDIDDVIIVKRKIEMSQEEEGQ; encoded by the coding sequence ATGCCGAAATTTTTCTTAAATAAACGGCTAATTATATTGCTTGTTAGCATCATGGTACTCGTGGCTCTCATTGGTTTTTCGTTAAAAGAACGAAATGAATTAACGTGGATGGAAAAATTCGCGAAAGACACCGTTGTTTTTATGCAATCTATCGTGCACAAGCCCGCACAGCTCGTTGCGGGCTTCTTTGAAAATGTGAACGATTTGCGCCATACATATGAAGAAAACAAGCAGTTAAAAGCGCACTTAGAGCAATACGTTCTTTTGCAATCCGAGGTGGAATCGCTCAAAAAAGAAAACGAACGTTTACGTGAGCTGCTTGATAAAAAAGAAAGTTTACGTGATTTTGTCGCCATTCAAGCGACGGTGATCGGGCGCAATCCAGATCGTTGGGAAGAGACGTTAATTGTAAATAAAGGATCTCAACACGGTGTGAAAAAAGATATGGCGGTCATTACGCCTCAAGGAATCATTGGTAAAGTGCGCAGCGTCTCACCATTTAGCGCAACGGTGCAACTTTTGAGTGCAAACGATCGACAAAATCGCATCTCTGCATTTATTCAAGGAGATGAAAACGTATTCGGTTTAATCGAAGGATACGACGAAGAACGGGAAGCATTGCTGCTCAAACGCATTCCATATGATGCGAAAATAAATAAAGGGCAGCGTGTATTTACATCAGGACTTGGCGGGATTTTTCCAAAAGGATTATTTATCGGAGAAGTGGAAGAAGTCGTTGCGGATGAGTACGGGCTGACACAAATTGCCTATATCAAGCCAGCAGCGAATTTTTATGACATTGATGATGTAATCATCGTGAAACGAAAAATTGAAATGTCACAAGAGGAGGAAGGACAATGA